From the Rattus norvegicus strain BN/NHsdMcwi chromosome 15, GRCr8, whole genome shotgun sequence genome, the window GTATGTAGCCTGGTTTATTGATCACTCAACCAGTAAACATTGTTATACAGCTTGAGAGTGGTCTCCAGAGTGCCGTGCCGTAGGTCCCATGGCTGTGTGGAGACAAGAGCCTGTGCCATTCCCAGTGCATGGTTTCTGTCCAGTTTCTCTGTTTGTGGGACTTGTGTGAGGATTGGGGGAGGAAAGCACTTAGGCAATGGGTTAGTCATTTTAAATGCATCAATGTGTAGTTTTGTAGATGGAATAATTTTAAGGTTTTTGGACATCAGTGCCCCAAATTCTAGTTTATTAAGAATTAATATTGCAGCCATAAGTTTTAAACATTggtttgttctttattttctcatattGTAGCTGTGTTTTGGTGTGTATGTATTTGGGGCTGTAATTAGTGGTGTGACGCATACGGGGAATGTTTTCCATCCGCTCCTGTTTCCTCAGCTCCTGCTGCCCCTCCTTTGCCAGCAGTGTTCTCAGGCCCTGCTGGGCACAGAGAAGATACGAGGTGAAGGGCAGAGATGGCAGGAAGTGGGGTTGAAGTAGCGGGCTGCAGGCAGGGTGGCCAGCATATAGGGTAAAATCAAGGATGGATTGGTACAGGGTGGATGTTGGTGGGAAGCAGAAAGCAAGGTAGCTAGAGGGCAAGTGAACATCATCTTTAAGAAAGTAGGTTTTAAAGGTTCAGACTATTAAAACTTGATTATACTTTGTTGCTACTATGACCCAATACTCTATATACTCAGGTAAAGTTTAAGACTTACCTCTAGGTTGTCTGACAAGTCAGTCACTGACACACTTGGTTTTTATTGTAGATCAAAGACCAAGCTCACCTATTCGCCATCAGGGGAGGAGTGAGGAGCTTGAgcgagaggaaagaagagaggaaagacgAATAGACAGAGTGGATGAGAGACGAGATGAAAgggtcagagacagagatagggagagagagagagagcgggagagggagagagatcggGAACGGGAGCGGGAgcgggaaaaggaaagagaaagagaactagaaagagagagagctagagagcgggagagagagagagagaaagagagggagagagagcgagaaagagaaagagatcagAGAGATCGTGACCATGATCGAgagcgagaaagagagagggagcgagagagggaaaaagaacgGGAgcgagaagagagagagagggagagagaaagggaaagggaacgggaaagagaaagggaacgGGAGCGGGAGAGAGAGCGAGAACGTGAGCGGGAGCGAGAAAGggccagagaaagagaaaaagaacgaGAGCGGCAAAGAGAATGGGAGGATAAAGACAAGGGACGCGATGACCGGAGGGAGAAGCGCGAGGACGTTCATGTTCGAGAGGACAGGATCCCCAGAGACGGCCACGAGGAGAGAAAGTCCAAGTAAGGAGGAAGAGTGCACCCGGGCTCTGTGGGTGCTCTGTGCTTTGGTTTGCTCCACTTCCTGTACTGCAGAGTCACTTCCTGTGTATGCATGGATATAGACCGCACAAAATGTTTGTAGTTGTCTAGAAAAATAATTCTGAATTCTATTTATGGATCCTAGGGGTCTAtttctgctctctccctctgcaTTTTAGTAATgagtgccaggcagtggtgacacatagctttaatcccagcacccgtgGGGCAGAGGCATGTgatccctgtgagttcaggtcagccagggctgcatagagaaaccctgtctaaaacaaaaaagaatacagAATGCAAACCTCAGATATTGTAGGCAAATGGACATTTCTCTTGATTCTGTCTCCTAAGACTAAAGTTTTTAAGTCTTTATCTGTTATATGGTTCCATGGTTTGAATAATATTTTTCATGTACCTTACAGTAGCaatttctttagatttttatCATATCTAACCAACCTAAAAATTGAACCTAGAAATTTAGGACTGATGGTAACCCAACAATAGTTAAATGAGACGAATACCTTCATATTTTTATCGCTTGTTTGTCTCGGCGCCCTGAACTTACTAGGAAAACATTGTTTTATACAACTTTGCTGAGTTACCATAGTGTTTTAGTATTCTAATTTCAGGTTctcttaaaagaaatttaaatgggTCATATGTCACTCATCTATGTAAGGAACTGTCCTTTCTCACCTTTTGAACCTGGTGAAACAGTGTTAACTCTTAAAACTTGAGGATTTAATGGGAAAGAGGTCAGAATTTAATGGGCATATAAGATAACATTAGAATAATGTACCCAGGGTGTTTAAGTCACTTGGTTCAGGTTTAGGTACAAAAACAAATGAAGTGAGCACATGGcgtatcttttgttgttgtttgtcatTAGGCAAGTGCTTAGTGCTTTGAAGATAAAAGGAATTTTTATAATGTACCCAGTATGCCCACATGGTACTAGATGTATCATATAATTTTAGTCATATAAGGAGGGCTTTTACTTTTTCTCTCAATTTCAGACAAGAGAACTTTGATTTGGGGACCATAAGGAACTTATTTAGGTTGTGTGAAATTAATGTGGCTGTAAGTCACACTCATAGCTTTTTAACTCCTTAAGTTTTTAATCCCTCTTCTCAGCATTAGGCATATAAAATTGACAAGTTGTATGACAGAATGCGTTATTGTATTGATTTTTCTGCTGTGTTACCGGCCCGGAGTATTTAGCCCTGGCAAGTTTCCCATGATTGTTTCATGTGTGTAAAGAGAGGGATGTCCCTGTAGATTTTTAACTCACAGATTTATATTTTAGCAAATGAagtaaaagaaattttattaaaaacccagatgtccattCCGAGTATAGCTCTGACAGCGTCCCTTTGCTGGGATTGTACGTTCTACTTATGTGAAGAAATACTGGTAAAAAGCAGAGTATAAAAGGCTTCTTTTTCCCACATGGAACTTTATAACTTGTATTTGTTCAAATTTAGGAAACGCTATAGAAATGAAGGGAGTCCCAGCCCCCGGCAGTCCCCCAAGCGCCGGCGGGAGCATTCTCCTGACAGTGACACCTACCACAGTGGGGATGACAAAAGTGAGTAATCATTTTCTATCTGTGCGTGCACACTGTAGCCGTGAGTCTGTCCTCTGACTGATGAGCCAGACTTTGTAAAATGCTTTTGTTCTATGTTTCTTTATGTGAGTAGAGTGTCTTAGGAATACTGCTTTTACACCAGGCCACCATCTTTTCTTAATATTGGTGGTTAGggttgcatttttgtttttattgccaTTTTGAAATGAAAACTGAGTTTGAAGTTTAAGTGTGGTGTTCTACTTACTGACTTAATGAAAtgtgattgcttttatttttgtatagATGAAAAGCATAGACTCTTGAGCCAGGTCGTACGGCCACAGGAATCTCGTTCTCTCAGCCCGTCCCACCTCACAGAAGACAGGCAGGGTAGATGGAAAGAGGAGGAGCGTAAATCGGAAAGGAAGGAGAGTTCAAGGCGCTATGAAGAACAAGAACTCAAAGAGAAGCTTTCTTGTGGCGACAGGCAAAGGGAGCAGACAGAAAGCGTGGACGGCGGCTCGAGAGCGCGCAGCGCGCAAGACCTGCTCAGCCATCGCCAGGCTGAAGACCGCGACCGAGATGGGTCTGATCGAGCCcatgatgaaaagaaaaaagcaaaagctCCGAAGAAACCCgtaaagaaaaagagggaggaggatgtTGGAATAGAGAGGGGCAACCCTGAGACACACGAGGATAGTCAAGTGTTTTCAccaaaaaaaggacagaaaaagaaaaacattgaaaaaaagCGTAAAAGATCCAAGGGGGATTCTGATGTTTCTGACGAAGAGGCAGCCCCGCAGAGTAAGAAGAAGAGGGGTCCACGCACACCCCCTCTTGCCATCAAGGAGGAGCTGATTGAGATTTCCACTGACAAGGAAGGCATCCTTGAGGATCCCCTGAAGAAAGAAGATACCGCCTTTAGTGACTGGTCTGATGAGGATGTGCCTGACCGCACAGACGGCTTGGAAGCTGAGCACACTGCAGCCGCGGCCACTCCCGGGAGCACCCCTTCCCCCATGTcgtctcttctccctcccccgccccctgtGGCTGCTGCCGGTACTGCAGCCACTGCTCTTGCCGCCTCAGCCATTTCTgccaccacctctaccaccatTTCAAGCTCTGGTGCCACCTCCAATATCAATGCCAGTGAAGACTCACACAGAAAATGCCACAGGGCACGAGGGGAGAAGGTAGAGGTGTCTCATGTGACCCTGGAAGATACACCACATCGCAAACTGGTGGATCAAAAGAGAAGCAGCAGCCTGGGAAGCAATCGGAGTCACCGCAGCCATACCTCTGGTCGCCTGCGCTCCCCATCTAATGATTCTGCACATCGAAGTGGGGACGATCAGGGTGGTCGGAAGAGAGTGCTCCACAGTGGCTCCAGAGATAGAGAAAAGACAAAGAGCCTAGAGCTCACAGGAGAGAGAAAATCTAGGATCGATCAGTTAAAGCGTGGAGAGCCCAGTCGGAGTACTTCTTCAGGTAATAAAGCTGTCTTCTGATGAAGAAACACATGCAGTGCAGTGTTCACACAGGATCTTGGGAGTGTGTTACTGATCCAGCTTATGTATTTTAACTCTCTTTCCCTCCTGCAGCCAGTGCCACCTTTTTGACCATAGAAAATATGATAGGGAAGGACTAAACTCAGCCATACCAATGCCTACTAGGCTTGTGTGTgttacagatgcttcagtccataCTGAAAATAGACAAGGACAGTTGAGACACTGTTTTAATTAGCACTGTAATTGAGAGGTAGGTTTTTTCCTTAAAATGAGTTTGGACGTATGGGATTACAGATATAGAAATATAAAGTATATAAACAGAATGTGTAGAAGTTAGAAAAGTGAGGGACTGTAGAGTAAGCATTCTGCCCCGTTCTTGTATAACTTTACACATGTGCACTTGCTTTAGATCGCCAGGATTCCAGAAGCCACAGCTCCAGAAGAAGCTCTCCTGAGTCAGACCGACAGGTTCACTCCAGGTCTGGGTCATTTGACAGCAGAGACCGGCTTCAAGAACGAGATAGGTATGAGCATGACAGAGAGCGTGAGAGGGAGCGGAGAGATCCCAGACAAAGGGAGTGGGACCGGGAAGCAGACAAAGAGTGGCCTCGGACCCGAGACCGTGATAGACTTCGGGAACGCGAGAGAGACCGAGACAAAAGGAGAGActtggacagagagagagagagactggtcgCCGACCCcatggaaagagacagagaacgAGATAGAACTTTTGAGACGTCTCAGTTGGAATCTGTGAAGCGAAGTGAAGTCAAATTGGAGAGTGAACACGACAGAGACCTGGAGGGCAGCTCCCGGGACTCTGTGGCCTTGGACAAAGAAAGGATGGACAGAGACCTGGGGTCTGCGCAGGGGTTTGAGGATGTGAGTAAAGCGGAGAGAACAGAGAGTCTGGAAGGTGAGGGCGCCGCTCTTCTGTTGTATTGCTCCAatccttttccagttttctgcAGGATGGCATTTTCTGTAAAAGTCACCCATGAATAAGTAGACAGTTGACTGCATCTGTTCCAGTGGAGTAGATGAGTAAggaaagcctgggaggaaagGTGTGTCATTTAGTAGACTTTGCTCAGAGAGCTTGGTGAGGTAAAGAAGTGGTGATTAAAGTAGAAAGGAGGGAGCGGAGTGTCAGGACAGCCACTTCAACCACTGCCTACATGTTGAAATAGCTCACGTAGCTGCATAACTTACAGCCAGTAATAACATCACATCTTACTCTTACATGTTAAAACACTGTCAGCTCAGCATGATGGCTCACACCTATAGAACTCTCTCCAGGAAGGAAGGCTGAGGCCGGAGAATCAGGTTCAAGTCAGTTTGGTCTACAAAGCAGGACCTTGTCTCAACATGTGACAGAAATTGAAGTGAAGCATTAGATAGCCATTAGTGGCTCCTGTTTGCTCGGGCAGTAGAAAAGAACACCCTGTAACCCCACCCCTAAAACTGTTGGGTAGCAGATAGGCCTGATGCCACTCTTTGCTCTTTAGTTAGAATCCAGGGCCACATCAGCCACGTGATCCACGCAGAGTCAGTCTTAAGTCATGGAACCTCTGTCCCCACTGTCTCTCCCAACACCTTTCACTCCCACTGTGCCAGACAAACTGACTCACTAGAGTTGGGGTGATAGTGACCTTAGACAAAAAAGAGATATTACAACCCGTTTAGTTTGTTACTGTTCAATTCAATTTAGTTATGCAGAAAATCTAAACTTCGTTAAAACCATGACTCATGATTTCATGTTATTTATATCAAAATTGAGgtgaaatgtaataagaaagctAAGGTAAAGGTATCAAGTGTGTAAACAGTCACTTTTACATCAGTGGATTTTACTCTAGGTCAAATGCTGTTATATGGCAATTCAAAGTAATGAATATCATTGTTCATGTGCTCATGCCCAGGACACAGACAGCTGACTCCACATGTCTGGTCTCCCGTTTTTCTTCAGCCTCTTTTTCATCTCCTGTCATCTCTCTCTCACTCTAACAAAACCCTGATGTATTGCTTGCCTTCGGGTGCTCCCCTGGGCTGTATCTGTAAGCATTCCTGCAGTGTCTCAGAATGACTTTCCCAGGGTTTCCTCCTGTTGATGAATTGTCACTCTCACCCTTTGTCATCAGGACTGTGTCATCACAGCAATGCTGTCCATGCTCAGCCTGTGCGTGCACTCTCCACCTAATATTTCTTGAACTCTGTACCTCAGGTTAACAGGAGATggcttctgagaattctttgGAAATTCTGCCTCGCCTGGACTCTCCAATTTTACTGTCCAGGTTTACGTCATTGTTCTGACAATAACCTTTCATTTCAACTCACCAGATTattaagttttgttttgcttggggttttttgtttcattgttttgttttgctgtataatagcattggcctgtATAGTAAAGTTTAGAAAGGTAGATTGTTAAATCTGTTGGTTGTGTAACTTCTGGTATGCCTATTTTTCCATTTAACAAAACATCTAAGTTTTCATCACATTACATTCTCATCTCAATTTTGGGTATAAGTAGCATCAGGTCACAAGTTATGGTTCTAATGGAAGTGCAGCCTTGGGATGTAATTGAATGTAATTGAACTAATCATCATAATAGGTCTTTTAGGACCTATCTTGAATATATCATTTCTTTACTGTAGCCACAGataatgcataaatatttagaaagtaaTTGTTTATCACGTATTTTACTCAGCTTATGGTAGAGAAGAGTGAGT encodes:
- the Zc3h13 gene encoding zinc finger CCCH domain-containing protein 13 isoform X4, which gives rise to MKRQKIQRELMKLEQENMDKREEIIIQKEVSPEVVRSKLSPSPLRKSSKSPKRKSSPKASSAGKKERKAAVVASPLLDQQRNSKSNQSKKKGPRTPSPPPPILEDIILGKKYKEKYKVKDKIEEKPRDGKDRGRDFERQREKRDKPRSSSPGQHHSPLSSRHHSSSSQSGSSIQRHSPSPRRKRTPSPSYQRTLTPSLRRSASPYPTHCLSSPQRKQSPPRHRSPMREKGRHDHERTSQSHDRRHERREEARGKRDREKDTREERESEHDHRDDREPRDSRDRRDTRDRRELRDSRDMRDSREIRDYSRDTKESRDPRDSRSARDVHDYRDREARDAHARDVRDVRDARDARDVRDVRDVRDARDVRDVRDARDVRDARDVRDVRDVRDVRDTRDARDARDARDGHRKEDVYQEEARSYGRNHLREESSRVELRNDSRNESRSEIRNDRMGRSRGRGPELPEKGGRSTRGSQMDSHSSGSNYHDSWETRSSYPERDRYPERDTRDQARDSSFERRHGERDRRDNRERDQRPSSPIRHQGRSEELEREERREERRIDRVDERRDERVRDRDRERERERERERDREREREREKERERELERERAREREREREKERERERERERDQRDRDHDREREREREREREKEREREERERERERERERERERERERERERERERERERAREREKERERQREWEDKDKGRDDRREKREDVHVREDRIPRDGHEERKSKKRYRNEGSPSPRQSPKRRREHSPDSDTYHSGDDKNEKHRLLSQVVRPQESRSLSPSHLTEDRQGRWKEEERKSERKESSRRYEEQELKEKLSCGDRQREQTESVDGGSRARSAQDLLSHRQAEDRDRDGSDRAHDEKKKAKAPKKPVKKKREEDVGIERGNPETHEDSQVFSPKKGQKKKNIEKKRKRSKGDSDVSDEEAAPQSKKKRGPRTPPLAIKEELIEISTDKEGILEDPLKKEDTAFSDWSDEDVPDRTDGLEAEHTAAAATPGSTPSPMSSLLPPPPPVAAAGTAATALAASAISATTSTTISSSGATSNINASEDSHRKCHRARGEKVEVSHVTLEDTPHRKLVDQKRSSSLGSNRSHRSHTSGRLRSPSNDSAHRSGDDQGGRKRVLHSGSRDREKTKSLELTGERKSRIDQLKRGEPSRSTSSDRQDSRSHSSRRSSPESDRQVHSRSGSFDSRDRLQERDRYEHDRERERERRDPRQREWDREADKEWPRTRDRDRLRERERDRDKRRDLDRERERLVADPMERDRERDRTFETSQLESVKRSEVKLESEHDRDLEGSSRDSVALDKERMDRDLGSAQGFEDVSKAERTESLEAGDDESKLDDAHSLGSGAGEGYEPISDDELDEILAGDAEKREDQQEEEKMPDPLDVIDVDWSGLMPKHRKEPREPGAALLKFTPGAVLLRVGISKKLAGSELFTKVKETCQQLLEKPKDADSLFEHELGALNMAALLRKEERASLLSDLGPCCKALCFRRDSAIRKQLVKNEKGTVKQAYTNTPMVDNELLRLSLRLLKRKTSCHTPGQEKTEDGKLAPCSGQQELCVS